The genomic stretch TTTCTGATCATTCTTTCCGGTGGCATGAAAGCTTTTGCCGAAAGCCAAAGCCCGGGAGGTGCATCAGGGGAAAAGCGGGTATATGATGAAGCCGGACTATTTTCCCAGGAAGAAATAGAGACATTTGAAACTCAGATCCAGGCGATGAGAAAAGAAATGAACATGGATGTGGTGATCACAACCACAGACCAGGCAGGTGGAAAGTCGGCCGGACAATATGCGGAGGATTTCTACATAAGAGGAGCCTACGGGGTTGGAAAGGATTACAGCGGGGTATTGTTCCTGATCGACATGGATAACAGGGAGCTTTACATCCTTCCGGTAGGAAAGATGAACCGCTTCTTAACGGATAAGCGCTGGAATTCCATTCTGGATTCCGCTTATGACGAGATAAGTAATCAGAATTACGGAGCTTGTGCCGGGAGCTTTCTGGACGGTGTGACCAAATATTACAAGGCCGGAATTCCCGGAGGACAGTATAATTATGATAAAGAGACAGGAAAAATAAGTGTTTACCGCAGCATCCGGTGGTATGAGGCAGCCCTGGCGGCCCTTATCGGGCTTATTGCAGCGGCCTCAGCCTGTAGGGGAGTAACCAGCCGGTATTCCATGAAAAAGGAGAGAGGCGGGGCTAAGAACTCGCTGATGGCCTATCGTGCAAACTGTCAGTTCCGGTATTCGGACCAGTTCGACCATTTGGTGAACAAAACCGTGACCTATATGATCATTCCACGGAATCAGGGGAATACAGGCGGGGGCGGCGGCGGTTTTTCCTCCGGCGGCAGGAGTACTACCCATACCTCCTCTGGACGTACTATGGGAGGCGGAGGGCGGAAATTTTAATTTAACCTCATCAAATAGCGAAGCGGATTGCGAATATCCGATTGACTTATCGCACTGAATATATAAATAAAAACCTGCCGGGAAAAGCAAGGACTTTTCCCGGCAGGTTTTTTATATGATGGCTGTTATTCCATTGTGCAGACGGCTGCTGCAGATTCGCTATACGATGTTTGTTCTTCCTTTTGAAAAGCTTCCTCACTTATCACGTCAGATAGACCGGTATAGGCATGTCCAGGGAGAGGGAATCCTCCGTAACGACACAATCATATGCTAAAATATGTACCCCGGCCTCCTTCGCCCTTTTTAACGCATCCGCAAATTCCGGATGCGTTTTTTTATTAGGCGTAAATGCTTCCATCTCTTTCATCTGGATGACAAACAGGATATAAGCCTCATACCCTTCCCTGTGGGCATTAATAAGCTCCTCCATGTGTTTTACTCCCCGCACCGTCGGCGCATCAGGAAACATGGCAAGGCCGTTTTCCTCCAGGGTGACTCCCTTTACTTCCATGAATGCAGGGATTTCCTCTCCATGCGTTTCCTTTTTTCCCGGCAGCACCGCCTGAAAAGCCAGATCGAACCGTGACTGGTCGTAGGTGACTTCCCGCCTGATATCCTTTATGGCCGGGCTGAAAAGGGAAGGTGTATCCTCCGTCTGATGAAAAGGCAGGGGAGAATTTTCCCGGATGGATTGCAGCCATTCGTACGCCGCCTGATTGGGGGCCTGGGAATCCATATTGATGAGGAGCGGCCCGCCATTTTCCCGTTCTTTCCATACCCCGATCAAAGAGTATTCTGTTTTTCTTCCAAGAGCCGCGGCCTCCGGATGAAACTGCACCAGCACCTTAACACCGGGGATAAGTAGCTCCCGGCAGCGCCCTGTATTTTTAACGTGACAGATCACTTCCGCTTCTCCATACCCCTCTTTTGAGATCAGGACGTGGGCAATAAAACGGTTGGGCCGGCTTACAAAGATCCCTGTCAGCATGTGTTCGTATCTCAATGAAGCTGTCTCTCCTTTCTGTATCCATGGTTGTATCTTACCATATAGAGAATAAAAATGGAACCCTAGTGTCTTTGGAGTAGATACAATCGTCCGTTGAGTGAAAACTTTTTTGCCCTTTTTTCTTGCACCGTTAAAGAAAGTGTGCTACAATGCTGGCAAGGTTTTTGATCCATCGACATTATAAGAGAGCAGGAAAGGAATAAAATACCATGGAAATATCCTATCAAAGTAC from Lacrimispora sphenoides JCM 1415 encodes the following:
- a CDS encoding TPM domain-containing protein — encoded protein: MMKTNGLFLRISKVTVLLFMVLLFLIILSGGMKAFAESQSPGGASGEKRVYDEAGLFSQEEIETFETQIQAMRKEMNMDVVITTTDQAGGKSAGQYAEDFYIRGAYGVGKDYSGVLFLIDMDNRELYILPVGKMNRFLTDKRWNSILDSAYDEISNQNYGACAGSFLDGVTKYYKAGIPGGQYNYDKETGKISVYRSIRWYEAALAALIGLIAAASACRGVTSRYSMKKERGGAKNSLMAYRANCQFRYSDQFDHLVNKTVTYMIIPRNQGNTGGGGGGFSSGGRSTTHTSSGRTMGGGGRKF
- the sfsA gene encoding DNA/RNA nuclease SfsA, encoding MRYEHMLTGIFVSRPNRFIAHVLISKEGYGEAEVICHVKNTGRCRELLIPGVKVLVQFHPEAAALGRKTEYSLIGVWKERENGGPLLINMDSQAPNQAAYEWLQSIRENSPLPFHQTEDTPSLFSPAIKDIRREVTYDQSRFDLAFQAVLPGKKETHGEEIPAFMEVKGVTLEENGLAMFPDAPTVRGVKHMEELINAHREGYEAYILFVIQMKEMEAFTPNKKTHPEFADALKRAKEAGVHILAYDCVVTEDSLSLDMPIPVYLT